The segment CGATCTTGCCGGCAATGAAGGGGATGATCTGCCGGCCGGCCTCCCCCACGTACAAGGCCCCCTTAGGGTCGATGAAGTCGTTGAGCATGTCGGTGACCAACAGTGCCTTTCTGGACATGGCGGCGCCTCGTGATCATTCTGCGGGGGTGTCATTGCAGTTATAACGTAGCCATAAAAAATCGCCGCCGCAAGGTCGCCGGATTCCGAGGAAGGTGCGGCAGGAGGAGAAAAAACATGTCCGCGTTCTCCCTTTCCTTGGGTTCCCTAGGTATAATATCGGCCAGGAATCAGCAACTCCGGGCAGAAAGGGGGCGGCATGTCCCGCACCGCCATCTGGCTCCTCATCCTCTTCACCCTGCTCTTTCTCATCGGGGTCAACCGGGGTGAACTGGAATACCTGATGAACCTGGGAAACACCATCTGCCTGGCCTGCATCGGGGTGGGCTGAATGAACGCCTTCCGCCGCCTGGTGCAGACCCTCATCACCCTGGGCACCAACTCCTACCTCCTCTTTCCCTTCGGGGGGGCGGTCATCTATCAGGGGCCGCTGAAGGCCATCTGCCATCCGGGTCTCAATTGCTATTCCTGTCCGGCCGCGCTCTTGTCCTGTCCGGTGGGGGCGGTGCAGAATTTCATCGCCAGCCTGCGCTTCGCCCAGCCCGGTACGCTGCCGCAGCTGGGCACCCTGGTCATCGGCTATCTGGGGTTCGTGGGCACCCTGGTGGGGCGCCTGCCCTGCGGCTGGCTCTGCCCCTTCGGCTTCATCCAGGACCTGCTCTATATGATTCCGGGGCGGAAGTTCTCCTTATGGCCCCCTTTGCGCTACCTCAAATATGTGGTCCTGGTGGTCATGGTGGTGCTGATGCCCCTCGTGCTGGTGGACCACTACGGCCTGGGGCATCCCTGGTTCTGCAAGCTGCTCTGTCCCTCGGGGACGCTTCTGGGGGCCATGCCGCTCCTGCTCCTCAAACCGGCCCTGTGGGAGACGGTGGGCTTCTATTTCTGGAACAAGGTCACCCTTATGGGCCTCATCCTGCTGGGGGCGGTGCTCATCAGCCGCTTCTTCTGCCGCACCCTCTGCCCCTTGGGAGCCTTCTACGGGCTGTTTAACCGCCTCACCCTCATCAAGCTGGATTACATCCAGGGGAACTGTGTGCACTGCAAGGCCTGCGAGAAGGCCTGCCCCACGGGGGTGGTGCCTTATGAGACCCAGGCCAGCCCCGAGTGCATCATGTGCCTCAAGTGCATCGACGCCTGCCGCTTTCACGCCCTGGATTTTGGCCTCCGCCAATACAAGGAGGCGCCCCGGCGCCTGACCGCGCCCCTGCCGCCCGGAAAAAGCCCTTGACAGCACAAGGATTTTCCGTTAGCTTTTAGGTGACGTCACCACCCTGAACCCGACTGCCGCAGGTTATGGCTCTCACCAAAGAGAAACTCATCAGCCGTCTGCAGACCCAGGCCGGTTTGACCAAGCAGGAATCCCGGGCGGTGGTGGAACGGGTCTTGAGCCTCATCAAAGAGACCCTGGCCTCGGGAGAAGACCTGCTGGTGAGCGGTTTCGGCAAGTTTTCGGTGAGACAGAAAAACGCCCGCCGGGGCAGAAACCCGCAAACCAAGGAAAACCTCATCCTCCGGGCCCGGAAGGTGGTGGTCTTCAAGACCTCCGGGGTGCTGCGCAACCGCATCAACGGCACCCGCCCCTGATCCGGCCCCTCACCCGGCCGCACCTGCTGTAACCTGCATCCCTGACGTGGTGGTCGGAATGCATCTGCCCCCGGGGACCAGTCCGTAGTCGGGCGTTGTCGGTCCCGGGAGCCGGAGTCCCTGGCAGAGGAAAGGCATGCGCCCATGACCTCCTCCCGACGGCCTTCGGGCCGGCGCCTTGCTTCCCCTTCCTTCCGGCCTGAGCAATTGAGCAGCCCGGCATGGCGTCGCGGCAGGGGGAGACCTATGTACCCGGCGGGACCGGAAAGGGTTTAGTGCCATGGGGTGGCGCTGCGGCATCATCGGGCTCCCCAACGCCGGCAAGAGCACCATCTTCAACGCCCTCACTGCGGCCCAGGCAGAAGTGGCCGCTTACCCCTTTTGCACCATTTCCCCCAACACCGGGGTGGTGACGGTGCCCGACCCCCGCTTGCAACAGCTGGGGGAACTCCTGAAACCGGAGCGCCTCACCCCCACCACCATCGAATTTGTGGACGTGGCCGGCCTCATCGCCGGCGCCTCCCAGGGAGAGGGGCTGGGGAACCGCTTCCTGGCGGACATCCGGGACACCGACCTTTTGGTGCACGTGGTGCGCTGCTTCGAGAACCCCTCCTGCCCGCACCCGCTAAGTTCGCTTGATCCGGTGCGGGATGTGGAGGTGGTGGAAACGGAGCTCTTCCTGGCCGACCTGGAGGTCCTGGGGCGCCAGCTGGCCAAACTGGAGAAGAAGGCCAAAGCCGGCGACAAAGAGGCGGCCCGGGCCTTAGCCACCCTGGCCAAGGCCGAGGCCGCCCTCAATCAGGGGAAGTGGCTGAGCAAGCTTCCCTGGAGCCCGGGGGAAGAGGAGGACCTGAGACCGGTGGCCCTGCTCACCGTCAAGCCCTACCTCTTTGTGGCCAACCTGAGCGAAGCGGAGTTCCGGGGCGGGCCCGCCTACACCGCCCTGCAGGAGCTGGCCCGCACCCGGGGGGTGCCCCTGGTGCCCATCCTGGGGGACCTGGAGAGCGAACTGCTGGAACTGCCGGAGGCGGAGCGCCGGGAGTTTCTGGACAGCCTGGGACTTCAGGAGCCCGGGATCATGCGCCTCATCCGGGAGAGCTATCGCCTTCTTAACCTGGTGACTTTCTACACCATCGTCGGCCCGGAAGTCCGGGCCTGGACCGTGCCCGCCGGCACCAAGGCCCCCCAGGCCGCCGGGCGGGTGCACAGCGATATGGAAAAGGGCTTCATCAAGGCCGAAGTGATGCGCTATGAGGACCTGGTTCGCCTGGGTTCACCGGCCCGGGTCCGGGAGGCCGGCCTGCTTTTGGTGGAAGGCCGGGACCATGTGGTGGAAGACGGCGAAATCCTGCATTTCCGCTTCCAGCGGACCGCATGAGATTGTCGGCAGGGTGCATTTGTGATAAAATGAACGTGAAGTCTGCAGGGAGGTCGAGGCGATGTTCAATGTGGGAGAGATGGCCGTTTATCCGGCCCACGGTGTAGGCCTCATCGAATCCATCCAGGAGCGGGAGGTGGGAGGCCGGGCCCAACGTTTTTATATCATGCGGCTTTTGGAAAATGACATGATCATCATGATCCCCACCGACAACGCGTCCAACATCGGCCTGAGGACCGTCATCAACCCGCAGATGGTTTCGGAGATCTATTCCATTCTGAAGAGCCGGCCGGCGCGCCTCAATAACACCACCTGGAACCGGCGGTATCGGGATTACATGGACAAGATCAAGACCGGTTCCCCCCTGCGGGTGGCGGAGGTGCTCCGGGACCTGACCCTGCTCAAAGCCGAAAAGGAGCTCTCCTTCGGCGAACGGAAATTGCTGGACACCGCAAAAAATCTG is part of the Desulfobaccales bacterium genome and harbors:
- a CDS encoding CarD family transcriptional regulator — its product is MFNVGEMAVYPAHGVGLIESIQEREVGGRAQRFYIMRLLENDMIIMIPTDNASNIGLRTVINPQMVSEIYSILKSRPARLNNTTWNRRYRDYMDKIKTGSPLRVAEVLRDLTLLKAEKELSFGERKLLDTAKNLLVKELSLVNNKKEEEVEAQLQEILAQAEPAGGEGNGG
- a CDS encoding 4Fe-4S binding protein yields the protein MNAFRRLVQTLITLGTNSYLLFPFGGAVIYQGPLKAICHPGLNCYSCPAALLSCPVGAVQNFIASLRFAQPGTLPQLGTLVIGYLGFVGTLVGRLPCGWLCPFGFIQDLLYMIPGRKFSLWPPLRYLKYVVLVVMVVLMPLVLVDHYGLGHPWFCKLLCPSGTLLGAMPLLLLKPALWETVGFYFWNKVTLMGLILLGAVLISRFFCRTLCPLGAFYGLFNRLTLIKLDYIQGNCVHCKACEKACPTGVVPYETQASPECIMCLKCIDACRFHALDFGLRQYKEAPRRLTAPLPPGKSP
- the ychF gene encoding redox-regulated ATPase YchF: MGWRCGIIGLPNAGKSTIFNALTAAQAEVAAYPFCTISPNTGVVTVPDPRLQQLGELLKPERLTPTTIEFVDVAGLIAGASQGEGLGNRFLADIRDTDLLVHVVRCFENPSCPHPLSSLDPVRDVEVVETELFLADLEVLGRQLAKLEKKAKAGDKEAARALATLAKAEAALNQGKWLSKLPWSPGEEEDLRPVALLTVKPYLFVANLSEAEFRGGPAYTALQELARTRGVPLVPILGDLESELLELPEAERREFLDSLGLQEPGIMRLIRESYRLLNLVTFYTIVGPEVRAWTVPAGTKAPQAAGRVHSDMEKGFIKAEVMRYEDLVRLGSPARVREAGLLLVEGRDHVVEDGEILHFRFQRTA
- a CDS encoding integration host factor subunit alpha, translated to MALTKEKLISRLQTQAGLTKQESRAVVERVLSLIKETLASGEDLLVSGFGKFSVRQKNARRGRNPQTKENLILRARKVVVFKTSGVLRNRINGTRP